Proteins found in one Miscanthus floridulus cultivar M001 chromosome 4, ASM1932011v1, whole genome shotgun sequence genomic segment:
- the LOC136552611 gene encoding putative yippee-like protein Os10g0369500 yields MGFLFVESLPGPKVFRCKYCRVHSASPDAILSKDFRGRHGRAYLFDSVVNVSLGPNEDRYLMTGLHTVNDIYCSCCQRLLGWRYEKAIESIRPFQLCKLFLNICR; encoded by the exons ATGGGGTTCCTGTTCGTGGAGTCGCTCCCGGGGCCCAAGGTGTTCAGGTGCAAGTACTGCAGGGTGCACTCGGCGTCGCCGGACGCCATCCTGTCCAAGGACTTCCGCGGCCGCCACGGCCGCGCCTACCTCTTCGACAGCGT GGTGAATGTGAGCCTTGGTCCCAACGAGGATCGCTATCTCATGACTGGGTTGCATACAGTGAACGATATCTACTGTAGCTGCTGCCAACGACTCCTTGGCTGGAGATAT GAGAAAGCTATCGAGTCCATCAGACCTTTCCAACTGTGTAAATTATTCCTGAACATTTGTCGTTAG
- the LOC136552612 gene encoding probable serine/threonine-protein kinase WNK5 produces the protein MGAGATVRSFPSSCWPPASRLPQLARTAAPRHAASHPVPAKPGAAAAAPAVASGQVAAAMAVDRVDGEEAFEEVDPTGRFGRYADVLGLGSVKKVYRGFDQEEGIEVAWNRVRLRALADRDPGMVDRLHAEVRLLRSLSHDHIIGFHKVWLDRDAGVLNFITEVCTSGSLREYRHRHRHVSVKALKKWARQILEGLNHLHTHDPCIIHRDLNCSNVFINGNNGQVKIGDLGLAAIVDKTHVAHTILGTPEFMAPELYTETYTESVDIYSYGMCVLEMVTREVPYAECSSVVQIFHNVTRGVPPAALKRLKDPELRGFIERCIGQPRNRPSAAELLQDPFFNGIRGGDDDDALADACSVVDGAPVPRPRSYVGDLAGLRLD, from the exons ATGGGCGCCGGCGCAACGGTCCGCTCCTTCCCCTCCTCTTGCTGGCCGCCCGCCTCGCGCCTACCCCAGCTCGCGCGCACGGCCGCACCGCGGCACGCCGCGTCGCATCCCGTGCCCGCGAAACCCGGCGCCGCCGCAGCAGCGCCCGCCGTCGCGTCGGGGCAGgtagcggcggccatggcggtggacCGCGTGGACGGCGAGGAGGCGTTCGAGGAGGTGGACCCGACGGGTCGGTTCGGGCGGTACGCGGACGTGCTGGGGCTCGGGTCCGTCAAGAAGGTGTACCGCGGGTTCGACCAGGAGGAGGGGATCGAGGTGGCGTGGAACCGCGTCCGGCTGCGCGCGCTGGCGGACCGCGACCCCGGCATGGTGGACCGCCTCCACGCCGAGGTGCGCCTCCTCCGCTCGCTCAGCCACGACCACATCATCGGCTTCCACAAGGTGTGGCTGGACCGCGACGCCGGCGTGCTCAACTTCATCACCGAGGTCTGCACCTCCGGGAGCCTCCGCGagtaccgccaccgccaccgccacgtcTCCGTCAAGGCGCTCAAGAAGTGGGCGCGCCAGATCCTGGAGGGTCTCAACCACCTCCACACCCACGACCCCTGCATCATCCACCGCGACCTCAACTGCAGCAACGTCTTCATCAATGGCAACAACGGCCAG GTGAAGATCGGCGACCTTGGGCTGGCGGCGATCGTGGACAAGACGCACGTGGCGCACACCATCCTGGGCACGCCGGAGTTCATGGCGCCGGAGCTCTACACGGAGACGTACACGGAGTCGGTGGACATCTACTCGTACGGGATGTGCGTGCTGGAGATGGTCACGCGGGAGGTGCCCTACGCCGAGTGCAGCAGCGTCGTGCAGATCTTCCACAACGTCACCCGGGGCGTCCCGCCCGCGGCGCTCAAGCGGCTCAAGGACCCCGAGCTGCGGGGCTTCATCGAGCGCTGCATCGGCCAGCCCAGGAACCGGCCCTCGGCCGCCGAGCTCCTGCAGGACCCGTTCTTCAACGGCATCCGCGgcggggacgacgacgacgccctCGCTGATGCCTGCAGCGTCGTCGACGGCGCGCCCGTGCCGCGCCCCAGGAGCTACGTCGGCGACCTCGCCGGGCTCCGGCTGGACTGA